Part of the Cuniculiplasma divulgatum genome, CAATCCAGGTAGAAAATCTGACCGTTGGGTATCACTGGGAAAACGGGTTTTCAATAATTATACGAGACTTAAATCTTTCCATTGAAGAGGGCATTATCTTTGGTATAGCAGGAGAATCTGGATCAGGTAAAAGCACATTTGCCCAATCTATCTATAATTCGCTCAGGTATCCTGGAGAAATAGAATCAGGCAGGGTTTATTTTAAGGGTAATGATCTTTTAAAAATGTCAAAAAATGAATTGCGAAGGATAAGGGCTGTCAATATGACATTTATCCCACAGGCAGCAATGAATGCGCTGAATCCAGTTAAAAGAATAGGTGACCAGTTTAACGATATCCTTGAGGCTCATGGGAAAAACATTGTGGAATTTCAGCAGAACATTCAGGACGTATTAAAAATGGTAAGGCTTCCTCAAGAAATATTACATAATTATCCTCACGAGCTTAGTGGTGGAATGAGACAGCGAACAGTCATAGCAATGGCACTAGTTCTTTCTCCAGAACTTGTGATACTGGATGAACCCACCACAGGTTTGGATGTCCTTGTCGAACATGATATACTGGTTGATCTTAAAAAAATACAGAGAAAAAAAGGTTTTACAATGATAATGATCACTCATGATTTATCTATCCTTTATGAAATATCCGACCAGCTTGGCATGATGTATGCAGGTGAATTAACCGAATATGGGGATAGGGAATCTATGATTAAGTCATCTGCTCATCCCTATAATTATCTTTTGTTGAAAAGCATTCCGAGAATAGGAGTTAGGAAATATGATGGAATAAGACTAACGGGGAACCCTTCGAACTATGATGAAAACTTCAAAGGATGTCAGTTTAGTACAAGGTGCCCTTATAAAACTTTTGAGTGTGAATTGACACACCCAGAGTTAAAGAAAGTTCCTAACGAGAATCATTACTATCGCTGTTTAAGATATCCAGACTGGGTTAGAGATGAAAAATAGTCAATTGTACATCATTCTAATTTTTAGTTAACATTCAACTATATTTATAAACTGAAATAACATAAGATAATGTGGAGGAAAAAATTTTTGAGGGATTATCCAAGTTTGGACTTACAGCCTATGAGATCAAAATCTATGAAGTTTTGATACTAAAGGGTCCATTGAATTCCACCAGTATTGTAAAGGAAACCGGTATACCTCAGCCCAGAGTTTATGACCTATTCAGTTCAATGGAGCGTAAGGGTTTCATTGAAAGTAGCTTTGGGAAAAGAAAAACGTACAAGGCAATACCTGTTTCAACCATTATGGAAAGAGAAAAAAAGTGGCTAGACACCTATAGTTTCAATCTTGAACATTTTGTTCAGAATAAAAGGATATATAATCAGAATAACGGATCATTTCTTTCCCTTCTAGAGGGAAATACACAGGTAACTGAAAAAATGGCATCACTTATTTCACACACTGAGGACGAACTAATTTTATCCACAAGCTATGAAAGATTCAAGGAACTTTACCCATATATTGAAAAACTGAGTTCTTCGAACGTTACTATGTGTATTATTATTTTCAAGGAGCAGAGACAGAGACTCACGGAAAAAATAGATGGTAATTGTTTTATTCGCACAATGTCAGGAAAACCGGTTGAAATTCTTATTTCGGATAGGAAATCCTGTACAATGAAAATAGAAACAAGAGAGAGGAAGGATGATTTAGCCCTATATTTTGAGGAGGACAACTTCATTCATGTAGTATCGTATTACTTTAATCAGTCATTGTGGAAATATGCAGATATATATACTGATCAGATCAACGACAACTGTATCAGATTCAGAACCATATGGCTGGCTTGTGATATAATAGAATACTATCTTAACAACGGAGCAAAACTCAAATCTCATCTTGAATGTTATTATAAGGACGATTACAGAGAAATTGATGGTGAAATAGTGAAAGTTGAAAAAATCCCATTTGTCAGGAACACTTTTTTTATAAGGTCAGGAAATGAAGAGTACTCCGTTGGGGGCAAAACTTCCTCAATTGAGAAATTGAGAATGTTATTTCTCAAGATAAATCCTGAATTACTATAAGATAGAGTATAAGCTTTGAAAAAACCTTAAAATAACAATAGAAAATTATAAAAAATGTTTCCAAAAAATTTTAAGTTCGGTTTTTCAGAGGCTGGATTTCAGTTTGAAATGGGTGTCAGTGATATTGATACCAACACTGATTGGTATAAATGGAGTCATGATTCAGAAAATATCAAGAATCACATTGTTTCTGGAGACAGGCCAGAAGAAGGTGTTGGATACTGGGACCTGTATCCCAAAGATCATGATCTTGCAGAATACATTGGAATGAATGCAGCTAGAATAGGTATAGAATGGTCAAGGATATTTCCCGTTTCTACCGAACGTGTCACGGTTGAAGTAATAGAAGAAAATGGGGATATTCTTGAAATTAAAATAACCGAGAAAACCATAAAAGAACTGGACTTATTGAGTGATAAAAATGCAATGCAGCACTACACCAATATTTTTAATGATATAAAAAAGAGGGGATGGTTTCTTGTCATCAATCTCTTTCACTGGTCACTCCCACTATGGATAAATGATCCCAGTAATCGAAATAGTGAGAAAGACAATGCCCTCGGAAACTGTATGAATCGTAGTTCTGTTATTGAATTTGTAAAATATGCAGCCTATATATCATATTACTTTGGTTCCATAGCTGACAGATTTGCAACCATGAATGAACCAAATGAGGTATTTAAGACTTGCAGTGAGGATAAAAGAGTAGAGTCCTATCACATTAGAATGAAATGGTTTGTTGAGGCACACGCAAGATCATACGATGCAATGAAGCAGTTTACTAATAGACAGATCGGAGTGATATACGCGAATGGCGATGTACAATCATTTGAAAACAAGGATCCAAAGTTAAAAGAGGAAGTGGAATATGAACAAAGATATTCATTCTTTGATGCCCTTATTCACGGTGATGTTCACTGGTATGTGGGTGCTTGCAGAAAAACAAATCATGTTCACGGGAAATCGATTAGGCCTGATTTGAGTAATAGAATAGACTGGATTGGGGTAAACTATTATAGCAGAAATGTGGTTAAAAGAAAAGAGGATGGATATGAAAATGTTCGGGGTCTCGGATACGATACAGGATGGGTTTCATATGAGAAGTCTCTTGATGGTAGATCAGTAAGTGAAACAGGTTGGGAAATTTATCCAGAAGGAATATATAATATTGTTATGAGCTACCACAAGAGATATGAATTACCAATGATGATTACCGAAAATGGCATGGCCGATGATAATGATCGATTCAGACCCAGATATCTGGTATCGCACCTTAAAAATCTGGAGAGGGCTATTAATGATGGAGCCAAAGTTGACGGTTATCTTCACTGGGCTCTTACTGATAACTTTGAATGGGGGAGTGGTTTTTCAAAGAAATTTGGGTTGATAAAAGTAGACTATAAAACCAAAAAACGATATTTAAGACCCAGCGCACTCATTATGAAGGAAATTACAAAACACAATGGAATCCCGGAGGAACTTGAATGGTTAGGGGAGGATAAATTCTAAAATTTAAGGTCCAAAAAGAAAACCTACACCGCTCTCTGCAGCCTCTTCCTCATCCTTTATTTTTTTATAGACAACAGAAGCGTCCTTTTCTGAAAGAGGTTTTACTTTGTTTTCAAGAAGACTATCGAGTCTTGAAAAAATTTCAGCCTGCCCTTCAACGACCAGAATTATCTTTTCATCATACCCCAGTGTCGATCCATCTTTCTGAACGATTGTCTGTCTGCCCATAATGTCATCTGACAATATCTTATCTATCAAAGATCTTTGATCCTTATTTAAGGCAAATATCTTGAACATAAACCCTTATTTTCTTGGTGGCTTTAACGTTTTCCATTTAGGCTCGGAAAATGAATTGCAATAACAAAAATTTGGTAATATTATTTACTCCATATGACCACAGCTTTCGTTATTGCACTTGAAGACTGTAATTTCACCCTTTGCATTGTACACTGGCTCCATAGTTCCTACCATACAAACAGGACATCTAAATTTGAACTTCCTGCTCCTGTGCGATAGTAGAACCTCAGAAACGCTTTGTACTGAAAGGTGTCTCGAGAGATCGGTTATTGTAATTATTCCCAACAATTTATCATTCCTGTCGAAAACAGCACATCTGCTTAGTCCGCTATTGGCAAGAAAACTTGCAACATCCTTAACATCATCATCTCCCATCACTCTTGGCAGCGGCGTTCTCATTACTGACTTAACAAGAACTTCAGATGCAGGCACATTTCTAAGGACAAATCTGTTAATTATGCTTCTTTCACTTATTATGCCAACATAATGATTATCACCATTGGTAACCAGAAGTCCATATAGGCCATTTTCATTCATCATTTTGACAGCATCGAACACAGTAGCGTTCTGGTCTATTGTTTTGAAGTTTTTCTGTACTATATTTCCAACTTTCATGAATAAGGATTTTAACTAATATTATAAAGACTATGAATGAAAATTGAACAATTTTAAATAAAATTTCTAAAAGCCCTTAACCTTTATTTTACGATTTAATGATTTATAAAGCCTAACTGTTTTTCTTCCCTTATCAACTGAATCAAGGAAAGTTTTATCAGCTGCAATATTCAATTTGATGTTATTATCTATTATAACCATTCCTTCTAAAGGAGAAACCGATATTTTTACATCAACCTCTTCTATTAACTGGCAAACTTCATCCTTACATGGTCCCTTCCTTTGTGTTACCTGTATGAGTATCCAGAAGTTACCTAAATCTCTCGAAATTGAATCTGGTATCATGAGTTTGCCCTTTCCAATTTTCACTTCATTCTCAACGTTCATTTTTAACACCTCAGAAACTATTCTTCAAATTACTGACTCTCGATCCTCAGCGTTTCTCTCTTTCTAAGGTCCTTCTCACAGTTAGGGCAACATGCATACATCGTTTTACCACCGAGTTCAAATACCACATTTGGTTTATCCATTATCTTTCCGCAGTAGTCACACTTCACATTCAAAACCCTACCAAGAGTATTATTCAGCCTCTTTTCCCTGGCAAATTTGATATCAATAACATCAGCTACTTTTAATTTCGGAAGAGATTCATAATATACTACAACAAAGTAGGTTCCATCAAATAATTCAAATTGCTCCAAAATTAATTCTTCATCTATATTTTCTAGGGTTTTAAGGTGAATTATTACAAGATTTTTTTGATCCTCCTCTGTAAATACTGTAAAATGAGTTATTTTTCCAGAACTAATGAGGTTAGAAAGGGTTTTGCTTGCCGTGATTCTACTTATATTCAACTCATCAGCCAGTTCCAGTATACTGGCCCTTGAGTTTCTTCGTAGTATATTTATCATTCTTTGCTCAATTTCCCTTGCATCTTTATTCATATTGTAAAATTACTAATGAATATTTAATCATTTTGTATAGAATAGCCTTTTAATAAGGGAAGTAATGAGTACGAATGGCAATAGATGTCATTTGTGGAATGAAAGTAAAAGAAGACACCAAATTTGTTAGCGAGTTTCAGGGAAAGAAATTCTATTTTTGCAGCGAAAGTTGTAAAAAAGAGTTTGATAAGAATCCTTTAAAACATAGCAGATAGGCGATAAGATATGCCAACAGATCCTGTCTGCGGTATGTTTGTATCGGAGGACAGTGAACTTTATACAGACATTGACGGTAAAAGATATTATTTCTGTTCAAAATCATGTATGGATAGATTCAAGTCCCCAGAAATAGAAGCTCGTAAATTGAAACGTAAACTTACTGTTGGTTGGGTTTTTTCCATCATAATTATGTCAATGATGTATTTCACTTCAAACTTTCAATACAAGGATTATATCCTCTTATTATTTGCAATACCAGTTCAGTTCTATTCTGGATTGAATTTCTATTCTGGTGCAGCTCAATCAATAAAAAACAAGAGCAGCAATATGGACCTCCTGATAGCAATTGGAACATTGACCGCATTCTTTTTCTCTCTATTTGTAACAATATTTCCTGATGCTATTCATGGAGCATCCGTTTATTACGATGCTTCGTCATTTATAATTACACTTATTCTCACGGGAACATTTATAGAAAATCTGTCAAAGAGGAGAGCAAATGGATCCGCCGTTAAACTTCTGGAATTGATGCCAGACAGGGTTCATGTAATAATCAATGATAAGGAAGTTGAAAAGCACAGAAATGAAGTAGATGTTGGGGAATTAATCCTTGTAAAGCCTGGAGAGATAATCCCTGTTGATGGGGTAGTTCGTTCTGGAGCATCAGAAATAGACCAGAGTATGATTACAGGAGAACAGGACCCTGTGCTTGTTTCAAAGGATAGCAACATTTTCTCAGGGTCAAGAAACCTTAATGGAGCACTTCAAGTTGAAGTTTTAAAGAAATCTTCAGATAGTACCGTTAATAGAATATACGACCTCATTCAGGGTGCAATTTCAGGCAGGGTAAAGATTCAGAAGGTAGCAGATACATTTGCATCTGTGTTCGTACCGGTTGTTCTTTCAGTTGGAGCTGCATCAGGCTTATTCTGGTATTTCTATCTTTCAAGTGTCTCCAATGGCCTCGATATTGAGATAGCTATTCTCGCATTCGTTTCAGTTGTTGTTATAGCATGTCCCTGTGCAATAGGCCTGGCCGGTCCAATTACATTACTCATATCATCTTCCGTATCGTCACAGAACGGAATAGTGGTTAAGAACCCCAGTTCAATTGAGAGGATGTCGAAGGCAACAACTGTTCTATTTGATAAGACTGGCACACTCACAGAATCGCAACCTGAGATTCTGGGAATTGAACCACAATTATCAGTTGATTCATCTGAACTTATTTCCATCGCAGCATCCATGGAAAGATTTTCAACCCATCCAGTTGGAAAGGCGATCTATTCCTATGCGGTTAGGGAAAATATTCCCTTACAAGAAGTACATGATTTTATGGAAACTCCTGGAACTGGCGTTGAAGGTACAATTAATGGTATAAAGGTTAAGGTCCAGAGGTCTAAAGACTCAGGTATTTCGTCGGTTTTAGTAAAACGTGGTGATGAGGAAATAGGCAATATAAAATTATCCTATTCAATTAGAAAGACTGCAAAACAGGCAGTAAGCGATTTAAAAGGTCTCGGCCTTAAAGTAGGAATGGTTACCGGTGATTCCGTAAATGAGGCAAAGCGTGTTGGAAGCCTACTTGGTTTGGATCTAATACATGCAGAGCTTAAACCAGACGAAAAGTCAAAGGTTATATCTGAATATCAGGAGAGAGGAGAATATGTAGTCTTTGTTGGGGATGGAATAAACGATTCTATTGCCCTGGAGACAGCAGATGCGGGCTTTGCCATGTCAACTGGAAGTGATATTGCAAAGGATACAGGAGATATAATTTTAATAAACGATGATCTGACAAATGTTCCAGCCTCAATTGTGATCTCAAGGGATACAGTATCCAAGGTCAGACAAAACATAGGCTGGGCAATTGGATACAACACAGTATTAATTCCCGTAGCCGCTGGAGTTCTAGTTCCCTTTTTTTCCCTTTCGATATATTCTTTCTTACCAATACTCAGTGCACTGGCCATGGGTCTTAGCTCCACTTCAGTAGTTATGAATTCTCTTCTCTTAAAAGGGAAAATCGGAAAGGACCTCAATGCTAAGCTACAAAAAAAGCTACCAGAGGTTTGAAAAAATTCATTATATAGAATGATAATATTTTTAATCTTTAACATATTGGTTCATAATGACTATGAAAGTCGTTGAAGATGAAATTGAGGCAGTTTCACTTAAAAACAATTATCTCAATGATCCCTGGAAGAGAAAGATCACAATAATAGAGCACAATGTAAATGATACCACACCCATACTCATAGGTCTTGCGGGATTTTATGGTTCATCCTCAAGCTTTTTTAACCGAAGTTTTACATCTATAGATTTCATGGGCGTGTTAAATAAGATCATTAATCACGATAGAGTTAATTCATTTATAATAGCCTTGCCTGATTCGATGACATCACTTGGTGG contains:
- a CDS encoding ABC transporter ATP-binding protein — encoded protein: MPNAIQVENLTVGYHWENGFSIIIRDLNLSIEEGIIFGIAGESGSGKSTFAQSIYNSLRYPGEIESGRVYFKGNDLLKMSKNELRRIRAVNMTFIPQAAMNALNPVKRIGDQFNDILEAHGKNIVEFQQNIQDVLKMVRLPQEILHNYPHELSGGMRQRTVIAMALVLSPELVILDEPTTGLDVLVEHDILVDLKKIQRKKGFTMIMITHDLSILYEISDQLGMMYAGELTEYGDRESMIKSSAHPYNYLLLKSIPRIGVRKYDGIRLTGNPSNYDENFKGCQFSTRCPYKTFECELTHPELKKVPNENHYYRCLRYPDWVRDEK
- a CDS encoding TrmB family transcriptional regulator, translated to MEEKIFEGLSKFGLTAYEIKIYEVLILKGPLNSTSIVKETGIPQPRVYDLFSSMERKGFIESSFGKRKTYKAIPVSTIMEREKKWLDTYSFNLEHFVQNKRIYNQNNGSFLSLLEGNTQVTEKMASLISHTEDELILSTSYERFKELYPYIEKLSSSNVTMCIIIFKEQRQRLTEKIDGNCFIRTMSGKPVEILISDRKSCTMKIETRERKDDLALYFEEDNFIHVVSYYFNQSLWKYADIYTDQINDNCIRFRTIWLACDIIEYYLNNGAKLKSHLECYYKDDYREIDGEIVKVEKIPFVRNTFFIRSGNEEYSVGGKTSSIEKLRMLFLKINPELL
- the bgaS gene encoding beta-galactosidase BgaS; the encoded protein is MFPKNFKFGFSEAGFQFEMGVSDIDTNTDWYKWSHDSENIKNHIVSGDRPEEGVGYWDLYPKDHDLAEYIGMNAARIGIEWSRIFPVSTERVTVEVIEENGDILEIKITEKTIKELDLLSDKNAMQHYTNIFNDIKKRGWFLVINLFHWSLPLWINDPSNRNSEKDNALGNCMNRSSVIEFVKYAAYISYYFGSIADRFATMNEPNEVFKTCSEDKRVESYHIRMKWFVEAHARSYDAMKQFTNRQIGVIYANGDVQSFENKDPKLKEEVEYEQRYSFFDALIHGDVHWYVGACRKTNHVHGKSIRPDLSNRIDWIGVNYYSRNVVKRKEDGYENVRGLGYDTGWVSYEKSLDGRSVSETGWEIYPEGIYNIVMSYHKRYELPMMITENGMADDNDRFRPRYLVSHLKNLERAINDGAKVDGYLHWALTDNFEWGSGFSKKFGLIKVDYKTKKRYLRPSALIMKEITKHNGIPEELEWLGEDKF
- a CDS encoding CBS domain-containing protein, which gives rise to MKVGNIVQKNFKTIDQNATVFDAVKMMNENGLYGLLVTNGDNHYVGIISERSIINRFVLRNVPASEVLVKSVMRTPLPRVMGDDDVKDVASFLANSGLSRCAVFDRNDKLLGIITITDLSRHLSVQSVSEVLLSHRSRKFKFRCPVCMVGTMEPVYNAKGEITVFKCNNESCGHME
- a CDS encoding TRASH domain-containing protein encodes the protein MNKDAREIEQRMINILRRNSRASILELADELNISRITASKTLSNLISSGKITHFTVFTEEDQKNLVIIHLKTLENIDEELILEQFELFDGTYFVVVYYESLPKLKVADVIDIKFAREKRLNNTLGRVLNVKCDYCGKIMDKPNVVFELGGKTMYACCPNCEKDLRKRETLRIESQ
- a CDS encoding YHS domain-containing protein, whose product is MAIDVICGMKVKEDTKFVSEFQGKKFYFCSESCKKEFDKNPLKHSR
- a CDS encoding heavy metal translocating P-type ATPase is translated as MPTDPVCGMFVSEDSELYTDIDGKRYYFCSKSCMDRFKSPEIEARKLKRKLTVGWVFSIIIMSMMYFTSNFQYKDYILLLFAIPVQFYSGLNFYSGAAQSIKNKSSNMDLLIAIGTLTAFFFSLFVTIFPDAIHGASVYYDASSFIITLILTGTFIENLSKRRANGSAVKLLELMPDRVHVIINDKEVEKHRNEVDVGELILVKPGEIIPVDGVVRSGASEIDQSMITGEQDPVLVSKDSNIFSGSRNLNGALQVEVLKKSSDSTVNRIYDLIQGAISGRVKIQKVADTFASVFVPVVLSVGAASGLFWYFYLSSVSNGLDIEIAILAFVSVVVIACPCAIGLAGPITLLISSSVSSQNGIVVKNPSSIERMSKATTVLFDKTGTLTESQPEILGIEPQLSVDSSELISIAASMERFSTHPVGKAIYSYAVRENIPLQEVHDFMETPGTGVEGTINGIKVKVQRSKDSGISSVLVKRGDEEIGNIKLSYSIRKTAKQAVSDLKGLGLKVGMVTGDSVNEAKRVGSLLGLDLIHAELKPDEKSKVISEYQERGEYVVFVGDGINDSIALETADAGFAMSTGSDIAKDTGDIILINDDLTNVPASIVISRDTVSKVRQNIGWAIGYNTVLIPVAAGVLVPFFSLSIYSFLPILSALAMGLSSTSVVMNSLLLKGKIGKDLNAKLQKKLPEV